A single genomic interval of Rhododendron vialii isolate Sample 1 chromosome 3a, ASM3025357v1 harbors:
- the LOC131318775 gene encoding metal tolerance protein 11, whose product MVEQVAFDGERDPSEEQLLLPEAGSGDQSWRLNFDGFQLSEEHKEKPPRGLHDCLGVLGPEDYVAEYYQQQVEMLEGFSEMDALAERGFVPGMSKEERDKLARSETTAIRLSNVANMILFAAKVYASFRSGSLAIIASTLDSLLDLLSGFILWFTAFSMQTPNPYQYPIGKKRMQPLGILVFASVMATLGLQIILESLRTLISEDSEFNLTKEQERWVIGIMLSVTIVKLLLVLYCRSFTNEIVKAYAQDHFFDVITNIIGLIAALLANYFSDWMDPVGAIILALYTIRTWSLTVLENVNSLVGKSAAPEYLQKLTYLCWNHHKSIRHIDTVRAYTFGSHYFVEVDIVLPAGMPLQEAHDIGEALQEKLELLPEIERAFVHLDYEYSHKPEHAQARL is encoded by the exons ATGGTGGAGCAGGTAGCTTTCGACGGTGAACGGGACCCGTCGGAGGAGCAACTCCTGTTGCCGGAGGCCGGAAGTGGCGACCAGTCGTGGCGATTGAACTTCGACGGATTTCAGCTATCGGAGGAGCACAAAGAGAAACCTCCTCGTGGCCTTCACGACTGTCTTGGGGTTTTAG GCCCAGAAGATTATGTGGCTGAGTATTATCAGCAGCAGGTTGAAATGCTGGAGGGCTTTAGTGAAATGGATGCTTTAGCAGAGCGTGGGTTTGTCCCTGGAATGTCAAAG GAAGAGAGGGATAAGTTGGCTAGAAGCGAGACAACTGCAATAAGATTATCAAATGTTGCAAACATGATTCTCTTTGCTGCCAAAGTTTATGCATCATTCAGGAGTGGTTCGTTAGCTATTATTGCATCCACATTGGACTCACTCCTTGATTTACTCTCTGGCTTTATCCTGTGGTTTACAGCATTCTCCATGCAGACACCAAACCCATATCAATATCCTATTGGGAAGAAACGGATGCAGCCATTG GGAATCCTTGTTTTTGCTTCTGTTATGGCAACTCTGGGACTGCAGATCATCTTGGAGTCTCTGCGCACTCTGATATCTGAG GATAGTGAGTTCAACTTGACGAAGGAGCAAGAACGATGGGTTATTGGGATTATGCTGTCTGTGACAATTGTAAAACTCCTCTTGGTTCTGTATTGCCGCTCTTTTACTAATGAGATTGTCAAAGCTTACGCACAGGACCACTTTTTTGATGTCATCACCAACATCATTGGCCTTATTGCTGCATTGCTGGCTAACTACTTTAGCGATTGGATGGACCCTGTTGGAGCTATCATT CTCGCCTTGTACACCATTCGCACTTGGTCATTAACTGTGCTGGAAAACGTCAACTCCCTCGTGGGAAAATCTGCAGCACCAGAATATCTACAGAAGCTAACATACCTCTGCTGGAACCACCACAAGTCCATTAGGCACATCGACACTGTCCGGGCCTACACATTTGGGTCCCACTACTTCGTCGAGGTGGACATTGTCCTGCCGGCAGGAATGCCCTTGCAAGAGGCCCACGACATTGGCGAGGCTCTGCAGGAGAAGCTGGAGCTCCTTCCGGAGATCGAGCGTGCTTTTGTTCATCTTGATTACGAGTATTCCCATAAACCAGAGCATGCTCAAGCACGTCTTTGA